From Streptomyces zhihengii, the proteins below share one genomic window:
- a CDS encoding GNAT family N-acetyltransferase has protein sequence MTVTRLPADPTDADVDHWHAVLRAAHLHDLADSVPPPSRTDSAGRLRKPSARTRTVHFAVPAAEGAGYDGVATLVLFGEADNRHTAFVDAFAVHPRARKHGAGSLLWGAVRAELVADGRRSVSVLVENGGPGEEFARARGFVNALPLAWYVQDLATALDDHPERSALPAGYAYAHWSGVVPDPLADVFARAHDDMADAPVGELEQAAPAWDAARVRAAARVVEERGGAIHTAAILHTATDSVAAYTEVVLRDPADTRALQYDTVVVPAHRGRGLGRAVKRHLMGVLAAERPGLRQIATTVADENGPMLAVNDRLGYRRERLVGYFQATVPPGPAGP, from the coding sequence ATGACCGTCACCCGCCTGCCCGCCGACCCCACCGACGCAGACGTCGACCACTGGCACGCGGTCCTGCGCGCCGCCCATCTCCACGACCTCGCGGACAGCGTGCCGCCGCCCTCCCGCACCGACAGCGCCGGCCGCCTGCGCAAGCCCTCCGCCCGCACCCGGACCGTCCACTTCGCCGTCCCCGCCGCCGAAGGCGCCGGCTACGACGGCGTGGCCACGCTCGTCCTCTTCGGCGAGGCGGACAACCGCCACACGGCCTTCGTCGACGCCTTCGCCGTCCACCCGCGCGCCAGGAAGCACGGCGCCGGATCCCTGCTGTGGGGGGCCGTCCGCGCCGAACTCGTGGCGGACGGACGCCGGTCGGTGTCCGTCCTCGTCGAGAACGGCGGCCCCGGCGAGGAGTTCGCCCGCGCCCGCGGCTTCGTGAACGCCCTGCCCCTCGCCTGGTACGTCCAGGACCTCGCCACCGCCCTCGACGACCACCCGGAGCGGTCCGCGCTGCCCGCGGGGTACGCGTACGCCCACTGGTCCGGCGTCGTGCCCGACCCGCTCGCCGACGTCTTCGCCCGGGCGCACGACGACATGGCCGACGCCCCCGTCGGCGAGCTCGAACAGGCCGCGCCCGCCTGGGACGCGGCACGCGTGCGGGCCGCCGCGCGCGTCGTCGAGGAACGCGGCGGCGCGATCCACACCGCCGCCATCCTGCACACCGCCACGGACTCCGTGGCCGCCTACACCGAGGTCGTGCTCCGCGACCCGGCGGACACCCGTGCGCTCCAGTACGACACCGTCGTCGTCCCCGCCCACCGCGGACGCGGCCTCGGGCGGGCGGTCAAGCGCCATCTGATGGGCGTCCTCGCCGCCGAACGCCCCGGACTCCGCCAGATCGCCACCACCGTCGCCGACGAGAACGGCCCCATGCTGGCCGTCAACGACCGCCTCGGCTACCGCCGCGAACGCCTCGTCGGCTACTTCCAGGCCACCGTGCCGCCCGGCCCCGCCGGCCCCTGA
- a CDS encoding L,D-transpeptidase, translated as MEKRVMTDSKRRKGLVVASAVLGGVMVLSACSGGDKEAGSADSSKASQAQVDEAAAKEVSKARIAISPKNGSDNASINNAAKVTVSDGTLTEVTMTTADGAPVEGTLAGDGKSWKPSAPLKRSTTYKIAATAKDSAGLEAHENSSFTTVSPDNSFIGNFTPEDGSTVGVGMPVSLNFNKAITDKKAVQSGITVTSSAGQEVVGHWFNNQRLDFRPDQYWTENSTVTLKLALDGVEGADGVFGVQQKTVTFKIGRNQVSTVDVATKTMTVTQDGKTIKSIPISAGSPDNPTYNGQMVISEKFKETRMNGATVGFTDDDGKGEYDIKDVPHAMRLSTSGTFIHGNYWGADSVFGNANTSHGCVGLNDVKGAGDPNQAAAWFYDNSLIGDVVVVKNSKDKVIQPDNGLNGWNMAWSQWKAGSAV; from the coding sequence ATGGAGAAGCGTGTGATGACGGACAGCAAGCGGCGCAAGGGCCTCGTGGTCGCGTCCGCGGTCCTCGGCGGCGTAATGGTCCTTTCCGCCTGCAGCGGCGGCGACAAGGAAGCCGGCTCCGCCGACAGCTCGAAGGCGTCACAGGCCCAGGTGGACGAGGCGGCCGCCAAGGAGGTCTCCAAGGCCCGAATAGCGATCTCGCCGAAGAACGGCTCCGACAACGCCAGCATCAACAACGCCGCCAAGGTCACCGTCTCCGACGGCACCCTGACCGAGGTCACCATGACCACGGCCGACGGCGCCCCGGTCGAGGGCACCCTCGCCGGCGACGGCAAGAGCTGGAAGCCGTCCGCCCCGCTGAAGCGCTCCACCACCTACAAGATCGCCGCCACGGCGAAGGACTCCGCGGGCCTGGAGGCCCACGAGAACTCCTCCTTCACCACCGTGTCGCCGGACAACAGCTTCATCGGCAACTTCACGCCCGAGGACGGGTCGACCGTCGGCGTCGGCATGCCGGTCTCCCTCAACTTCAACAAGGCGATCACCGACAAGAAGGCCGTCCAGTCGGGCATCACCGTCACCTCCAGCGCCGGGCAGGAGGTCGTCGGCCACTGGTTCAACAACCAGCGCCTCGACTTCCGTCCCGACCAGTACTGGACCGAGAACTCCACGGTCACCCTGAAGCTCGCCCTGGACGGCGTCGAGGGCGCGGACGGCGTGTTCGGCGTCCAGCAGAAGACCGTCACCTTCAAGATCGGCCGCAACCAGGTCTCCACCGTCGACGTCGCCACCAAGACGATGACGGTCACCCAGGACGGCAAGACGATCAAGTCCATCCCGATCTCCGCCGGCTCGCCCGACAACCCGACCTACAACGGTCAGATGGTGATCTCCGAGAAGTTCAAGGAGACCCGGATGAACGGCGCCACCGTCGGCTTCACCGACGACGACGGCAAGGGCGAGTACGACATCAAGGACGTCCCGCACGCCATGCGGCTGTCCACCTCCGGCACCTTCATCCACGGCAACTACTGGGGTGCCGACTCCGTCTTCGGCAACGCCAACACCAGCCACGGCTGCGTCGGTCTGAACGACGTCAAGGGCGCCGGCGACCCGAACCAGGCCGCCGCCTGGTTCTACGACAACTCGCTCATCGGTGACGTGGTCGTCGTCAAGAACTCCAAGGACAAGGTGATCCAGCCCGACAACGGCCTGAACGGCTGGAACATGGCCTGGTCGCAGTGGAAGGCCGGCTCCGCCGTCTGA
- a CDS encoding peptidoglycan DD-metalloendopeptidase family protein, with amino-acid sequence MCEHHAEDSGRARAGRGLVSRRALLRGSAAALGVAAGSGLLAAAPAHALNLYNPFSGYPLTSGWQDHINRGSLGGIDYAMGVGTALPAADAGTVTNIADNGTGGHTVTITHGDGYRTQYMHLSRFAVANGTWVPRGGIVGWSGGAAGAPGSGNSTGPHLHWHLITPGGVRVNPLDHLGGGGGGLPKTSTEQDGVPGPVMWRRAQNWLRIESGYTGPIDGVPGPNTYAALQRNMRNWGYTGPVDGAPGPNTWAAVQRLAAAHGYTGPIDGAMGPGSWRGFARFLNQDRWD; translated from the coding sequence ATGTGTGAACACCATGCGGAAGACAGCGGCCGGGCACGCGCGGGGCGAGGCCTGGTCAGCCGGCGGGCGCTGCTCCGGGGATCGGCCGCCGCGCTCGGGGTGGCCGCCGGCAGCGGACTGCTCGCGGCGGCCCCCGCGCACGCGCTGAACCTCTACAACCCCTTCAGCGGCTACCCGCTCACCAGCGGCTGGCAGGACCACATCAACCGCGGCTCGCTCGGCGGGATCGACTACGCGATGGGCGTCGGCACGGCGCTGCCGGCCGCGGACGCCGGGACCGTCACCAACATCGCGGACAACGGGACCGGCGGCCACACGGTGACCATCACCCACGGCGACGGCTACCGGACCCAGTACATGCACCTGTCGCGGTTCGCGGTGGCCAACGGCACCTGGGTGCCGAGGGGAGGCATCGTCGGCTGGTCCGGCGGCGCGGCGGGCGCCCCCGGCTCGGGCAACTCCACCGGCCCTCATCTGCACTGGCACCTCATCACCCCGGGCGGCGTCCGGGTCAACCCGCTCGACCACCTGGGCGGCGGGGGCGGCGGACTGCCCAAGACGTCGACGGAGCAGGACGGCGTCCCCGGGCCCGTCATGTGGCGGCGGGCGCAGAACTGGCTGCGCATCGAGTCCGGTTACACCGGCCCGATCGACGGCGTACCCGGCCCGAACACCTACGCCGCCCTCCAGCGGAACATGCGGAACTGGGGCTACACCGGCCCCGTCGACGGCGCCCCCGGCCCCAACACCTGGGCGGCCGTCCAGCGGCTCGCCGCCGCCCACGGCTACACGGGCCCGATCGACGGGGCGATGGGCCCGGGCTCCTGGCGCGGCTTCGCCCGCTTCCTCAACCAGGACCGCTGGGACTAG